The Pseudomonadota bacterium genomic interval CTCATGGCCTCATCCCGGAGCAGATCTGGGACGCCGACGACGTGGCGGGAACTCCCCTGGTCTTCGGGCGCCCCACCGGATCTGCCCTTCCGCTGACCTGGGCCCACGCCGAATACATCAAGCTGCGCCGATCGCTGCACGACGGTCGGGTCTTCGACACGCCGCCCACCGTGGTCGATCGCTACCAGCGCCGAGCCGTGCGCGATGGTCGCCTGACCTGGCGCTTCAATCACAAGATCAGTCGCATCCCCGCGGGACGACCGCTTCGCATCGAGACCCTGGCGCCCGCCGAGGTCCATTTCACGTGTGATGGCTGGACGACCCGCACCGTTGCCGACAGCCTGCCCCCTCGCTTTGGCGTGTACGTGTTCGACCTTCCCGCGCTGGCTCCCGGACAGCGCCTCGAGTTCACCTTCCACTGGACTGACGTCGGGCGTTGGGAAGAGCGCCCGTTTGTCGTTCGCGCGGTCTGAGACAGGCCGTGGCCCTCGCGCCCCGCGGCGGCCGGCAGGCAGCGCGCGGCGCGGAGCGAATGAGGCTCGAATGAACCTCGCTGCTCGCGTTCGGAGCGTGATTGCGCCGCCCCCTGAAACATCTCGCATCTTCTCGTCGGACGACGAGATGCGCAGGGACTATCGCGGTTGGCGCGGTCGCCAGCTGGCCACGACCTTTGTGGGCTACGCCGTGTACTACTTCGTTCGCAGCAACTTCTCGATGGCCATGCCGCTGCTCGAGCAGCAGGGGTACAGCAAGAAGACCCTTGGGTTCTATCTCACCGCGCATCAGCAGGTGTACGGGCTCTCCAAGTTCTTGAGCGGCGTCGTGGCAGATCGCACGAACCCGCGGTTCCTGATGACCCTGGGGCTGGCGGCGAGTGCGCTGGTGAACCTCGCCCTGGGCTTTGCGTCGACAGCAGAGGCGCTGGGCGTGCTGCTGGTGCTCAACGGTCTCTTCCAGGGCATGGGCTTTCCGCCCGTGGCGCGCGTCCTCGCGCACTGGTTCGGGCGTCGGGAGCGGGGCACCATGTGGGGGGTGTGGAACACCTCACATCAGTTCGGCGCGGCGGGCATCGCCGTCATGGGCGGCTACCTCGCGGCGCGCTACGGCTGGCAGGCCGTCTTCACCGTTCCGGCGATCATGGCGCTCATCACCGCGGGCGCCATCGGCGCGTTCCTGCGCGACACGCCCGGGTCGCTCGGGCTTCCACCGGTCGAGGTCTATCTCGGTGAGACGCCTGGCCCCGACGAGAGCCCGTCACCCGCCGACAGCACATCCGGCGCCTGGCGGCTGGTCTTCGGGAATCCCTACGTCTGGCTCGTCTGCTTCGCGAACTTCTTCGTCTACGTCATTCGCTACGTGTTTCTGAACTGGGCGCCCACCTATCTCAAACAGGTGAAGGGCATCGAGCTCGATGCGGCGGGGTGGAGCGTAGCCTGCTTCGAGATCGCGGGCATCGCAGGCTCGCTGCTGGCCGGATGGCTCACCGATCGCTTCTTCAGCGCGCGACGCGCGCCTGTCTGTGTGACCTTCATGATGTGTTCCGGGCTGGCCGTGCTGGGGCTGTGGGTGCTGCCGCAGGGCTCATCGCTGGCGCATGTGAACGCGCTGATCGGGGCCGCCGGGTTCTTCATCTACGGCCCTCAGTTCCTCGTGGGCGTGATGATGGCCGACATCGCATCGAAGGATGCGGTGGCCACGGCAGTGGGCCTCAGCGGATTCTTCGGCTACACCAGCGGCATCATCTCCGGCTGGGGAATGGGGTGGCTGGTCACCACCTACGGGTGGGATTTGGGCTTCCGGCTGCTCATGCTGTGCGCGGGGCTTGGCGCGCTTCTCTTCGCGGCCTGCTGGAACGCCACGGGGCCGCGCGGCCCTGTGCCTGCGTCGTCTCGGGCCTAGCGCGCGTCGGCGGTCATGAGACCGAAGATTGCGCCCATCACGGCCATGCAGATGGTGACGAAGATGGCCACCGTGAACGGCAGCTTGACCCCCGGCTTGATGTAGACGGGAACGATCATGGAAGCCGCTCCGAAGATGGCGCCGCCGATGGCGCCCTTCAGTGCATATGTTCTGCGCAGGTTCATGGCTTTCTCACTCGGGTGCTGGCGCGAGCGGGGCGCGCATCTGCTCTCGACAGGCGCACGCACGGCCGCGTCTACTGGGCCGGCTGGATGATGTACGCCGCGTCTCGCATGATGCGGGGCACGTTCAGCGTGATGCGACCATCGACGCAACGCCGGCGGTACGGGATGGAGGTTCCCGTCTCGGTGTTCCATTCCTCCACCACGTAGTCTCCGTCGAGGAATCCCTCGAGCACGACCACGCTCGGGTCGACAGGGCGCACGGGCTGGCGCAGCGCCGCACGCAGCCAGATCGCGTCCGGGTTCCTGACCCAGACCACGGCACGTGTGTTCGAGGCCCGTCCCGTGACCTGCAGGGAGGGGCGCGGTGAGCGACGGTACTGCGGCAGCCCGTACGCCACGGGAATGATGCCTGCGCCTGCGTTCCGGATTCGAATCGCGTGCCGTCCTCCTCCCACGGCCACCGCGTACCGTCGTGGGGTCTCGAGGTCGGGGGTGTCGAACGGCTGGTCGAGCCGACGTGATCCGTCGACGTCGACGACGAGCCGGCTGCCGCGGCTCGGTGGCTCGGTGACATAGATCACGCAGCGCCCGTCGACGGGGGCGATGTCGTCGGTGAACGGCGCCTGCGGCATGTCGACGAGCAGGGTGAGGGGGTTGTGCAGCTCGGGTCGCTCCTCGCCGTGCAGCATCCGACTGACAGATGAGAGGCCCCCGATGGCGCCGTCGCTCTCCACGGTTGCGGTGGCGGGCGTATTGGCGGGGCCGCGCTGCCATCCGCCACGGGTCGGGCAGATCACCACATCGCCTCGGCGCGGCGCCGAGGCTGCGGCGGACCGCATGTCGAGCACCTTCACCGAATCGGGAAGGTCAGGGAGCCACGGCGCGCTTCGGGCGAAGCGCACCACCGGCCGGAACGCGTCGTAGCGGTTGTGCGCGTCAACCACGGTGTCCCACCACCACGGCATGCCCGCTCCCGCCGCGCCAGCGAAGAGCGGCGCCCAGAGGGCCTCGTGCAGCCAGGTGCCTGCTTCGTCGCGCTCGGTCACCGCCTTGCGCACGCTGGCGGCAGCCTCGCTCACCACGACCGGGCGACCGTGGCGCTCACGCTTCTCACGGCAGATGTCTGCGATGGCACGGCCTAGATCGGCGGCACCGTACACGTGTGCCTGCAGGTAGTCGAGCACGGGGAGCGCCTCGATCTCGGGCACGCCTTCGGGGGCACCGAAGCTCACCGTGATGGGGTGGGCGTAGGGATCGGTGGCGCGGAGGGCCTGCGCCATCTCCGCCACCCATGTGCGGCAGGTCTGGGCATCGAAGCCTTCGGTGAGGTCGATCTCGTTCATGAGCTCCCACGAGAGCACCGTGGGACTCCAGCCCCAGCGCGCGGTGAGGTAGCGCAGGCGCTTGCGAAAGCCCTGACGGGCGGTCGCGTCGGCGAAGAACTCGGCGGGGCGGGTCAGGGGGCCGCCTCGCGTGCGATTGTACGGATTCCGGTTCCACAGCGCGGGGCCGGGTCGGATGCGCAGGGCGTTGAACGACTCGATGCAGAGGGCGACGCGGACGCCGCGCAACGACGCCGTCTCCACGATGTGGTCGAGTCGCCATGCTGCTTCGAGGTCATAGCGACCTCTCCCGGTCTCCAGTGCGAGCGGGGCGAAGGGCCCCGCCCAGATCCGGGCGTAGGTGGCGCCCTCGCCGGAGAGCCGCTCGAGCCAGCGGTCGTAGGCGTAGGTGGCCGCCGGACCGCTGTAGGCGAGGTTCTCTCCCACAGGAAGGATCGCGTCGCCCTCGGAAGACGCGAAGCCGCGCGCGGCCACCCGAACGAAACCGCCGCTCCCGCGTCTGGGGGGCAGGGCTTCGACCACCTGCACCGACGAGGTCTGCGATTGCCTGCCCATGCGCGCCACCACGGTGAAGCGCCAGGGTCCCACCTCGTCTGGCGTGAAGCGCACCCGCCAGCCGGGAGCCTCGCGCGGGCGCAACGACTCGCGGCCACCGGCCAGCGAGCGCTCGAAATCCTGGAACCAGAACCCGTTGACCTCGATGAGGCGCCCGCTCGGGCTCACGAAACGGCCACTTACCTCGTTCTGCTCGGGGTCGAAGGGGTTCCCCGCTGGGCTGGCCTCGATGGCCACCTCGCAGCGATCGTAGCAGCGCACGGCGCGTCCGCTCACCAGGCGGGGCGAGAGGGGAGCGGCCGACGGCCGCGGTGGAGCGCGATGGGGGAGACGGTTGGGCGGAGCGGCGACAGCAGGGGCGGGACCGCACAGGCTGACGAGCCCCGCGGCAAGGACGGCAAGCCAGCGGTTCATGTCGATGCATCGTTCCCCGTGGCGCTCGCATTTCCCCCGCGCGGCCTTCCTCGGGCGTGCAGGCCAATGCGCGCGCGCCGTCCAACCTCCGCGAGGAGGTCTCTCGTGGCACGTGAGCCTGGGCGGCTTCTGAACCCGATCACGCGGTTGCAACGCGAAGAGGAGAGCCTGTGCCAGAGAGCGTGTTCGAATCGGCCCTCGTGACCGTCTGCGACTGGGCCTGCCGGCTTGGAGGCGATCCCGGGCGAGACGCGTGGAGAGCGGTGGCGGAGAGGAACCTGGGGCAAGACGCATCGCGCTTCTCGCTCGCGGTGCTGGGCCTTCGCCTCGAGACCGCGGCGCGGGCCGGTGATGACGCACGGGTGAAGGCCATCATGCGCGCGCTGGCGACCTTCCTGCGCGACCAGCCCGCGGCCCGTCTGGCCCTCGAGTGGCAGGGTACCGGGGCGCGTCGCGTGACCAAGGACACCGCCGATCTGTGCGGGCTGCGCTTCGACGTGGCCGGGCGCCTCCTCGATCTTGATGTCTGCCTCGACGAGACGGCTCCGATGCCGAGTGATCGCTTCTTTCGCGCGCTGCTCATCGATCTGCTGACCGAGGCCCACGACGCCACGCGTGCGACCGCTGGCGGAGAGCGGGCGTCGGCGCTGTCAGCGCACGTGGCGTCGCGGCTCCACCGTCGCCTTCGTGAGGCCGCCATCCCCTCCGATTTCCGCGGGGAGGCGCTCCGCTGGATGTGGCGGGTGCTCACATCGGTGTGCGTGACGTTCGAGCGCGTGACCTCGGCCGATGACGCGCGGCGACTCGTCCTTCCCGACGCCTCGGACGCGCGGTCTCTGGGGAGCGGCGGGTTCGATCTGCGCGTGCGCCTCGTCGGAGACGAGATGCTCGATGTATGGGCGTCTGCTTCTCCGGCGGCTGTTGATGCGGCCGTCGTGAACGAGATGCTCGGGGCGCTCGCGGCGGCCTGGGGGCGTGAGGCCGCGCCGCTTGCGGGAGGCTTTCGCGAGATGCCCGTCGCCTCGCAGCCGCAGGGAGATGCGGTCGAGGGGGTGGGGCCGACCCTGCCGTCGCCGTCCGCGGTGCCCCTGGTGGCGTGCGATCTGCCGTCGACCTTCGAGGGCGCGGGCAGCGCCGCGCGGTCGTGGTCGCGCGCGCGCCGCGTGGCGACGCAGCGCGATGGGCGTCACGCATACGCGGCGCTCGAGCTCGTCGATCTGGGTCCTTTCCTCGAGACGCGCCGTTCCCTGGGAGACGTGAGCCCCACCGCCATGCTGCTCTGGCTGCTGGCCCGTCAGCCGACCTTTGCCGGTCGCGCCTTCGCCGTGATGGTCGACGTGCCGGCGCGAGGGGGCGATGGAACGGCCGCAGGCGAATCGGGGCGAACCCCTGCGATTCTGCGCGTCCGACCCGTCGACTACTTCCCCGGGGCGTTCCCGGGGGCGGGGTTCGACGTCTTCAAGACGGTCTTCGAGCGGGAGGCCGCGCTGACCCGGGAGAGGCGCTCGGCGTCATGGGAGATGCTGCGCACGCTCGCGCGACTCGACGTCGTGGCGCCGATGCGGGGGCACCCGGCGCTGCTGTCTCGGGCGCGCGATGCGTTCGGCACGGTGGGGGTCTTCATGGTTCGCGGGGCCGACGTGTTCGATGTACCCTGGCACCCGATGCTCTCCGACGGTTCTGTGGGGCTGGGCGACTTTGGTGCCGCCGTGCAGAGCGGCGAGGTGCGGTGCGCGGTCACCTTCAAGGGCGCGCGACGTCAGGTCGAGGCATGTCGCGCGGCGGTTCTGGCCGCTCTCGACCAGCCGGGTCGCTGCTTCTCGCACTGAGCGACGCGGCGGACGGCGTCGTCACTCTCTCGGCCTGACCTGGCGGACGGCTTCCCGCGGGGGAGAGGCGAACGTCGCTGGCGGTCTCCTCGGCAAGGATGTTTCCCGCTGCGTCGAGGGCGTATACGGCGCCGTCGAAGCGCGCGTGCTGCTGGGAATCGAGATGTGCAGAGGTGATCTGGAGGCGCGCCGTGCCCGTGGGCACGTGCACCTCGATGCGACCGTCGCTGGCCTGGGTGAGCATGGCGTGTTCGGCGGGAGCCGGTCTGGCGTGCAGCGTCGAGGTCAGGAGCTGGGCGGGATAGGGCTCCGCGCCCAGGTACCCGCCCTTGGCGTCGCGCACCACGACCTTGCCCTTGCCGAACACGATCTTCTCGGTGCCGCGAGGGAGGCGGAACGTGTCTGCGTCTTCGACGATGGGGGTTCGATGCGAGGATGGGCGTTCAATGCACTGCGTGCGCGGGGCTTCGTGCGCGAGGGCGGGGGCGGCCGTGAGGGCGGCGCCGAGCACCGAGGGGAGCATGACTGCCGCCAGGAGCGCGCCGAGCAGGGGAGGTCGAGCCGTCGACACCGCCGGTTCGGCGCATCGGGTCGACAGGGTCACCGCGTCGCCGTTCACAGCGGGCAGGCGGGCTTCGCTTGCGCGCACGGGTTCGCTCCACGGTGAGCGCAGCGACGCGAGGGGAGCAGGAGATGTCAGGCCGGCAATCATCAGGGAGGTCTTCCTTCAAGCATCATCCGATGATGCCATCTTGCCAGCACGGGCTCAAAAAACGCTGAACGGGGTTGCGCCGCGCGGGTTGTCGAGGGGCGCGCGTCGATGGGCAGGACTCCGGCCCGAGAGACTCAGAAGCACCCTGCATGTCTGCCTTCAACTTCAGCACCGAGGTGCGCACGCGCCTGCCAGAGACCGATGCCATGGGTGTGGTGTTCCACGGGTACTTCTTCACCTACATGGAGGTGGGACGCACCGACTACCTGCGCAACCTCGGGCTGGCCGACAGCATCGATCGCGCGCAGAACCGCCCCCCGCGTCCCATCCGCGATTTCGAGAACCTCGTGGTGCACGCGGGCTGCGACTTCAAGTCGCCCGCGCGCCTCGACGATCCGCTCGTTGTGCACGTGCGCGTGGCGCATCTCGGACGAACCTCGTTCCGCTTCGAGTTCCGCATCGTGCACAAGCGAGAGAACCGGCTCGTGGCCGAAGGTGAGTCGGTGCACGTCGCCATCGACGAGGTGACATGGAAGCCCATCGAGATTCCGCACGAGTTCCGCCAGACGGTGCGCGCGTTCGAGGGCAGCTCCCTCGACGCGTCGTGATGTCGCGCGCGGGCGTTGCCGGGGTGTGGTTCACCCGCGTGACAACGGCATGCGTGGCCGCGCTGCTGCTCGTGGGCTGCGCATTTGCGCAGGAGCCCGCGCCCAGCCTGCGGCCGCTTCTCTCAGAGCCGCCGCTGCGGGTCACGCTCGAGGCGTCTCCTCGCGGCGGCTTCGTGGCTGGGGTTCGAGCGCCGGTCCGCCTCGTGGTGCGCAACGTCACGGGCTCACCTGGGCTCACCCAGACACCCGTGGCCGTCGTCTTGCGCGGTGTCACCTGGAAGGGATGCCCGCCGGATCGTCGCAGCTGGCTGCATCCGGTGATGGGCGATGTGCGCGAGATGTCAGACGGCGCGCTGGTGCTCGACACGTCGGCGTCCCGCCTCAGTGAGGTGATGATCGAGTCAGCCCTGATCTTCCCTGGGGGTGGTCATCGACATGCCGTACACGCCGCAGCGGGCCGGGATGCAGAAGGTCGACATCTCGTATGGCGTCGTCGGTCCGGGGGAGACGTGGGCCGACCGCGTGTGGTGTGCCCGCGGAGGCGAGGGGCGCTTCCAGACGTGGCCGCGCGCCACCTCATGGGAGATCGACGCGATGCAGGGCAGTGGTGGGGCGGGGGTCGTGCGTCAGAGCATGCGCGCCAGCGGAACTCCCATCGAGCTGCACCACGAGACGTGGTCGGTCTTGCTCTCGGGACGCGCCGATCCGAAGGGCCTGGCCACCGGTGGGCTCAACGCCGATCGCGCGCTCGAGAAGGTGGGCTGGGCGGGCGCGGAACGGGCGCGTCCGAAGGCGCAGGTGTGGCGCTTCTGGAGACCGTCGCTGTCGGCCTGGTTCTTCGTGCGCGATGATGGCAGCGCTGTCGCGCTTCGCCGCGAGGGGGGGCGCTGGGAGCGTGAGCCCATGCCGGCCATGGCGGTCACGGTGCCGGAGGCGTTCGGGGCGGCGCCGGACGGGGCCACCGACATGCTCCTGAAGCCGGAGATCTTCGGCGATCTCGTTGAGGTGAGGGAGCCCTTGCGCCGCGGTCGCTACGACATCGGAGCGAGTCGCGTCGAGCCGTCGCGCATCTGGGCCGTGCTGCGTCGCGCCCTTGCGCAGCGGGTTGATCTCCGCTACGAGACCTTCAACGCGAGCGGGCTCGGCAACGAGCAGGTCCTCTCCGCGGGGGTGAGGCTCGATCACCAAGGTCGGTGGCTCCCCTAGGTTCATGGTTTACAGGGGTGAGCGCAGGCTTCACCAGCGCCGGGTGCGAACACGATCACGCGGCGGGTCTTCCCTTCGAGGCGGCACGCAGACGAGGAGCCTGAGGCCATGAGACGCATCTGCGTGTTCTGCGGTTCGAGTGCCGGTGCCCGCGACGGGTACGCTGAGGCGGCGCGTCATGTGGGGCGTGAGCTCGCCCATCGCGGCATCGGTCTGGTGTACGGCGGTGGCGGGGTGGGGCTCATGGGCATCGTGGCAGACGCCGTGCTCGAGGCCGGGGGCGAGGTCGATGGCGTCATCCCGCACGCACTCGAGGTGCGCGAGCTCTCGCACAGAGGGGTCACCCGCCTTCACATCGTCGACTCGATGCACGAGCGCAAAGCCCTGATGGCTGAGCTTGCCGACGGGTTCGTGGTGCTGCCCGGCGGCATGGGCACCATGGAGGAGATGTGCGAGGTGCTGACCTGGGCGCAGCTGGGGCTGCACGTCAAGCCGTGCGGGCTGCTCGACGTGAGCGGATACTGGACGCCGCTCATCCGCTTCTTCGACCATGCGGTGGATGAGGGCTTCCTGCGTCCTGAGCATCGCTCTCTCATGCTCGTCGACGATGACCCTGCTGCGCTCATCACGCGCATGGCGACGTGGCAGCCTCTGCCCGGCCCGCGCTGGATCACGCGAGGGGAGACCTGAGGGCCGTGGCGTCCGATCCAGGGGGGGGGCCTCCTTCGAAGCGACGCAGCAGCCGTGAGCGGGCGGCCGACATCCGTCCCGAAGACGTGATGCGCAGCAGCCGTGAGCGGGCGGCCGACATCCGTCCGGAAGACGTCATGCGCAGCAGCCGTGAGCGGGCGGCTGACATCCGTCCGGAAGACGTCATGCGCAGCAGCCGAGAGCGGGCCGCCGATACCCGTCCGGAAGACGTGATGCGGAGCAGCCGGGAGCGCCAGGACGGCAGCGTGGTGCTGCGTGGCCGTCGCTCGATGGGGGCGGCCCGTCGCATGCGGGCCGCAGCCGATTCGCGTGTCATTGAGGGGCGTCCAGACGATGGCGGGGGGGCCTGGCCCGATTCCCTTTCGGCTCCCGCGGTCGAGCCGCCTGCGCCACCGCCCCTGTCTCAGGCGCCTGCGCCTGCACCCGCGGTGTTCCTGCCGCGGGTGGAGCGGGTGCCGTGGGAGAGCATCGTCGCCCTCGCGCGGCGATACGACCCGCTTCAGATCACGGGAGGGCTCGATCGCGCCATCGCGCTCTCTGACAGCGTGCGCCGCGAGTTCGCCGCGCGGGGGGGGTTCAGCGTCGCCCCGCTGCTGCTGGCGGCGTGCCTGGCCTTCGAGTGCCGATCGATGCAGCACTGCGGCATCATTCCCCAGGGCGACGATCTGATGTACCTCTGCGCCCTTCACGCGGCGGTCGTGTCCGCTTCTCCCTGACGGGTCTCTTCTTGGGTGGGCGGCCGTGGGTGCCGTAGTACTTCTCGCTGCGGTAGCGCAGCCAGACGCGCAGGGCCTGCGGAACCCTGGTTCGCTCGTCGGGTGTCAGGCGCGCATAGAGGCGAAGGGCGCGGGTTCGGGCGAGGCGCGCCGCACCGTTGTGATGGGCGTCCCAGTGCCCGCGCGCAGCGCGGATGAGGCGACAGACCTCTTTCACGAGGGCCGCGCCGTGAAGCTCGCATTGGGCTTCTGGCGCGCGTTCCGACGATGGGACGTCGTGCTCGAGCCAGGGAGGGAGGGGAGCGCGCTCGGCTTCGCTCTCGCGCACCTCCTCGTCTTCGTCTTCTTCTTCTTCGTCGTCGTGCTTCGCGTGCTCGTCGCGCATGCGTCCCAGGGTTCGACGCGCGCGCCTCTGATCCCGTGAGCACGGCACCTGGTCACCGTCAGCAGGTACTGACGGAGGAGCGCGCAAACGTCATCGGCGATGATGGAGATTCTCTACGCCGACGATGATGTCGTGGCGGTGAGCAAGCCGCCGGGTCTGGCCGTGCACCGTGGGTGGGACCGCTCGCGTGACGTTGCCTTGACCCGGGTGCGGGACGCTGTTGGTCGCCACGTGTGGCCGGCGCATCGCCTCGACCGACCGGCGAGCGGCGTGCTTCTCTTCGCGGTCGAGCGCGAGGCTGCGCGCGCGCTGTACCAGATGTTCGCCGATGGGGCGGTTCAGAAGCGCTACCTCGCCCTGGTGCGCGGTTGCGCGCCGGAAGAGGGGATCATCGAGCACCCGCTGCGCCGCACCCGCGATGGCCCTCGCCTCGACGCATCGACGGCCTACCGTCGGGTGGCCCTTGTCGAGCGGCCCGACCTCCCGCGCGCCTACTCGCTCGTCGAAGCCCGCCCTCGAACGGGTCGGCTGCACCAGATCCGTCGTCACTTCCAGCACATCAGCCATCCGCTCATCGGCGATGTCCGGTACGGCAAGGGAGAGCACAACCGATTGTTCCGAGAGCGCTTCGGCCTGCAGCGGCTGTTCCTCCATGCCTGCGAGCTCGGGTTCCGCCATCCGCGAACAGGCGAGCCTGTGGTGGTGAGGGCGCCGCTGGCCGACGATCTGCGGTGCGTGCTCGAGGCGCTGGGGCTCTCCCTCGCCGACCTGCCTCTCTGATCAGAGACCTTCACGGTCGCGCGCGACAGAGGGGCCTGCAGGGAGGGCGCGAAGCAACGGGCGTGCGCGTTCTTCTCGTCGGACCCACCTCACTCGATGGCGTAGGCGGTAATGTGTCGACCATTGCGCGTCTGCGCGACGCGTTGCGCGGTGCGGGCGTCGACATCGTGTACCGTGCCGCGGAAGAGGCACTCGCGGTCGACGGCGCGTTCGACGTGGTGCACGCCTTTCACGCCTTACGTGCCGCTCCGCGCGCGGCGGAGGTTGCCGCCGGGGTCGGCGCGCCTCTCGTCATCACCCTCACGGGCACCGACCTGCGCCCTCCGCATCGCACCGGGCTGGGCATCGGAGCGTCGGTTCGAGACGCCGAAGACGAAGATTGCGCCTTTCGCGCCATTCTCGATCGAGCCTCGGCGGTGGTCGTGTTCGACGACGCGATGCGTGAGGAGGCCGAGGCACGGGGGGGGCGTCGTGCGCTCGAGGTCATTGCCCAGGGGTGCGACCCGCCTCGTCTGGGAGACGGGGGAGAGGGACGCGCAGTGCTGGGGGTTGAGAGCGATAGCCTCGTCTTCGTCATGGTGGCGGGCCTTCGGCCGGTGAAGCAGCCGCACGTCATTCTGCCCTGGCTTGCGCGCGTGAGGCAGCGCGCGCCGCGTCTCGTGTATCGCGTCATCGGGCCTCGTCTCGATGCGCGCTACGCGGTGCATCTCGGCGATCTCTTTGCATCGGCCGGCGGATGGGCCCGTCTGGTAGACCCCGTGCCGCACGCGCGCATGAGCGCCGTGTACGCGGCGGCTGATGTGGTGGTGAACGCGTCGCTCGTCGAGGGCATGAGCGGTGCGCTGGTCGAGGCCATGTCGCACGGTCGCGCCGTCCTGGCGTCAGACATCCCCGCCAATCGCTCGCTCGTCGA includes:
- a CDS encoding MFS transporter, which produces MAGRPAPLPTACPLALACTCSTFPRWLPDSASSSPSTGLTSGVGKSARLSFARSETGRGPRAPRRPAGSARRGANEARMNLAARVRSVIAPPPETSRIFSSDDEMRRDYRGWRGRQLATTFVGYAVYYFVRSNFSMAMPLLEQQGYSKKTLGFYLTAHQQVYGLSKFLSGVVADRTNPRFLMTLGLAASALVNLALGFASTAEALGVLLVLNGLFQGMGFPPVARVLAHWFGRRERGTMWGVWNTSHQFGAAGIAVMGGYLAARYGWQAVFTVPAIMALITAGAIGAFLRDTPGSLGLPPVEVYLGETPGPDESPSPADSTSGAWRLVFGNPYVWLVCFANFFVYVIRYVFLNWAPTYLKQVKGIELDAAGWSVACFEIAGIAGSLLAGWLTDRFFSARRAPVCVTFMMCSGLAVLGLWVLPQGSSLAHVNALIGAAGFFIYGPQFLVGVMMADIASKDAVATAVGLSGFFGYTSGIISGWGMGWLVTTYGWDLGFRLLMLCAGLGALLFAACWNATGPRGPVPASSRA
- a CDS encoding DUF5060 domain-containing protein; this translates as MRLAPGSSPPPLSTRLARDRLQAGRPSRRRSRGPIRTRSLAQALLFALQPRDRVQKPPRLTCHERPPRGGWTARAHWPARPRKAARGKCERHGERCIDMNRWLAVLAAGLVSLCGPAPAVAAPPNRLPHRAPPRPSAAPLSPRLVSGRAVRCYDRCEVAIEASPAGNPFDPEQNEVSGRFVSPSGRLIEVNGFWFQDFERSLAGGRESLRPREAPGWRVRFTPDEVGPWRFTVVARMGRQSQTSSVQVVEALPPRRGSGGFVRVAARGFASSEGDAILPVGENLAYSGPAATYAYDRWLERLSGEGATYARIWAGPFAPLALETGRGRYDLEAAWRLDHIVETASLRGVRVALCIESFNALRIRPGPALWNRNPYNRTRGGPLTRPAEFFADATARQGFRKRLRYLTARWGWSPTVLSWELMNEIDLTEGFDAQTCRTWVAEMAQALRATDPYAHPITVSFGAPEGVPEIEALPVLDYLQAHVYGAADLGRAIADICREKRERHGRPVVVSEAAASVRKAVTERDEAGTWLHEALWAPLFAGAAGAGMPWWWDTVVDAHNRYDAFRPVVRFARSAPWLPDLPDSVKVLDMRSAAASAPRRGDVVICPTRGGWQRGPANTPATATVESDGAIGGLSSVSRMLHGEERPELHNPLTLLVDMPQAPFTDDIAPVDGRCVIYVTEPPSRGSRLVVDVDGSRRLDQPFDTPDLETPRRYAVAVGGGRHAIRIRNAGAGIIPVAYGLPQYRRSPRPSLQVTGRASNTRAVVWVRNPDAIWLRAALRQPVRPVDPSVVVLEGFLDGDYVVEEWNTETGTSIPYRRRCVDGRITLNVPRIMRDAAYIIQPAQ
- a CDS encoding acyl-CoA thioesterase, producing the protein MSAFNFSTEVRTRLPETDAMGVVFHGYFFTYMEVGRTDYLRNLGLADSIDRAQNRPPRPIRDFENLVVHAGCDFKSPARLDDPLVVHVRVAHLGRTSFRFEFRIVHKRENRLVAEGESVHVAIDEVTWKPIEIPHEFRQTVRAFEGSSLDAS
- a CDS encoding TIGR00730 family Rossman fold protein; protein product: MRRICVFCGSSAGARDGYAEAARHVGRELAHRGIGLVYGGGGVGLMGIVADAVLEAGGEVDGVIPHALEVRELSHRGVTRLHIVDSMHERKALMAELADGFVVLPGGMGTMEEMCEVLTWAQLGLHVKPCGLLDVSGYWTPLIRFFDHAVDEGFLRPEHRSLMLVDDDPAALITRMATWQPLPGPRWITRGET
- a CDS encoding Precorrin-3B methylase, with translation MKEVCRLIRAARGHWDAHHNGAARLARTRALRLYARLTPDERTRVPQALRVWLRYRSEKYYGTHGRPPKKRPVREKRTRPPREGRRGTSDRRPGE
- a CDS encoding pseudouridylate synthase — protein: MMEILYADDDVVAVSKPPGLAVHRGWDRSRDVALTRVRDAVGRHVWPAHRLDRPASGVLLFAVEREAARALYQMFADGAVQKRYLALVRGCAPEEGIIEHPLRRTRDGPRLDASTAYRRVALVERPDLPRAYSLVEARPRTGRLHQIRRHFQHISHPLIGDVRYGKGEHNRLFRERFGLQRLFLHACELGFRHPRTGEPVVVRAPLADDLRCVLEALGLSLADLPL
- a CDS encoding glycosyltransferase; amino-acid sequence: MRVLLVGPTSLDGVGGNVSTIARLRDALRGAGVDIVYRAAEEALAVDGAFDVVHAFHALRAAPRAAEVAAGVGAPLVITLTGTDLRPPHRTGLGIGASVRDAEDEDCAFRAILDRASAVVVFDDAMREEAEARGGRRALEVIAQGCDPPRLGDGGEGRAVLGVESDSLVFVMVAGLRPVKQPHVILPWLARVRQRAPRLVYRVIGPRLDARYAVHLGDLFASAGGWARLVDPVPHARMSAVYAAADVVVNASLVEGMSGALVEAMSHGRAVLASDIPANRSLVDHGVDGLLFDGEEAFVTAVCDLLDARARERLGEAARRRPRTSVAEERDRHLALYRRVKATGGR